TCAACAGGATCCTGACAATCGATTGCTTTGGCGTGCAAACGTGAAGCGATTGGGGGCCGAATCGATTCGTGATGCGATGTTATTAACCGCTGGAGAATTGCAGCAAGAGGCACCGGTCGGCAGCATCGTCGCCGATGCGGGGTATACACGAGTTCGCGGCGAGAGTTTGCAAGACCCACGCGATGCACGCCAGAGGTTTCAAGCAACGTTGACGTCACGGCGCGATGAAGCGGCGGAATTGATGCGGCAGCTTCGCGGCGGTAGCCCACGGGAACGCTTGGTGGCTCGCAATCGTTTGCGTGAACTGGGGGGCGGGCGTGATCGCGGATCGATGCAACAACCGGCGGATGATAAATCGCTCGATCAAGCAGACTCCAACATCCGCAGTGTCTATTTGCCGGTTGTTCGCGACTTTGTTCCGCGATCATTGGAAGTGTTCGATTTTGCTGATCCCAGTTTGATCAGTGGAACGCGAGAGACATCCAATACGCCCAATCAGGCTCTGTTCATGATGAACAATCCGACGACGTTGCGGCTCAGTCAATCTTTTGCCGAACGATTGACGAAGGAAGCATCGTCACGAAAAGACCAAGTCAGTTTGGCGTTCTTGTTGGCCTACGGAAGGTCGCCCAGCGATGACGAAAAACGTGTTTCGTTTGAGTACTTTCGCGGTACCGATTTGGACGACGATCAAGCGTTGGCAGCGTTTTGCCAAGCCTTGTTCGCGGCCGCGGAATTCCGTTACTTGAATTGATCAAAAGATCCGCTTGGTGTTCAGGCTGGTGATCGCCAATGTCTCTCATGGGAGAGGCTTGGAGGATCGCCAGCTGGCTGATGTATTGTCCTGCCTCGTCGCTTTTCCTATTCCTTACATACTCTGCAGCAGGGTTTGAATCATGTTGACTCGACGTGAACTGTTGAAACATTCGTCGGCCGGGTTTGGTTATTTGGCGATGGCCGGAATGTCGAGCGCGGGCATGTTGACCGGTTCGAATAGGTTGGCGATGGCCGAAGAATTGTCTGCGGCCAACCCGCTTTCACCGAAACAGCCTCACTTTTCCGCCAAAGCGAAGCGAGTCATTTTTTTGTGCATGCAAGGTGGACCCTCGCATGTCGATACATTTGACTACAAGCCGCAGCTGGAATCGGATCACGGAAAACGCGGTAAGTACGGTGGCGCGTTATTGAAGTCACCTTGGAAATTTCGACAACGCGGTGAAAGTGGACTTTGGATTTCAGACCTATTTCCCAAAGTCGCTGAACATGCCGACGAGATGTGCTTGATCCGTTCGATGAACTGTGATCAGCCGGTGCACCCGGGCGCGATGACTCAGATGCATACCGGAACGGCACAGTTCGTTCGGCCTTCGATTGGTGCGTGGACGTTGTATGGATTGGGAACCGAAAACGAAAGTTTGCCAGGCTTCGTTTCGCTCAGTCCACCGGCTGGTAATTCACGCAACTATGGGAGTGCGTTTTTGCCAGCGATCTATGGGGGCACGAAAGTCGGGCGGACGGGCAGTCGGTTTGCTCAGTTGGCACGCCAATCCGGCGGCAACCAAGACTCGGTGCCCGACATTCGCAACCCTGGTTTGTCAGACCGTGAACAGCGTCGTCAACTGAACTTGATTCAAAAGTTGAATCGCAGCCAAATCCCGAGCGGCGATGCGGCCAATGTCGAGGGAGTGATTCAGTCCTATGAGTTGGCGTTTCGAATGCAGGACGCGATGCCTGAACTGATGGACCTTTCTAGTGAAGACGCCAAAACGCTTAAAGCATACGGAGTTGACGGTGGCCCGACGGAAACGTTTGGCAAGCAGTGTTTGTTGGCACGTCGGTTTGCCGAAGCCGGTGTGCGGTTCATCGAAATCACGCATGGCAATTGGGACCAGCATACGCGTTTAACGGCTGATCACGCCGCGCGAGCAGAAGCTTGTGACGGACCGATCGCGGCTTTGTTAGCAGACTTGAAAGCGCGAAAGATGTTGGACGAAACGTTGGTGATCTGGGGAGGTGAGTTCGGGCGGACGCCATCGGCTCAGAACGGCGACGGTCGCAACCACAACAACAAGGGATATACCTTGTGGATGGCGGGCGGTGGCGTCAAAGGAGGCTTCAGCTACGGCGCGACGGACGAGCATGGTTTTGAAGCGGTCGAAGATCCCTGCCATGTTCATGATTGGCACGCGACGGTGCTGCATCTGATGGGGCTTGATCACGAGCAACTGACCTATCGCTACGCTGGCCGTGACTTCCGCTTGACGGATGTGTACGGCAATGTGGTGCATGACATCATCGCGTGACGTTCGATCGTTGATGTGACTGGGGGTGCAGAATTCGTCGGCTTGCTGGCAAGGCTGCTCTGCTTCCCACCGGGGATTGCTCTGCGGAGGGGGCTGATGGTGTCAATTTGTTGATCAGCTACGGTCTTGCCAAATGGGGGTGCTGCCGGTCAGACTACAGTCATCGCGGTTACCCCATTCCATCGAAGAGTTGACGATCGTCATGGACGGCATCACTGAGCCCGTCGTTTTGATTCTCGGACATCCGATTGCGGGGAACCCTGCGCAATTTGCACTGGAGCGAGCTTTCGAATCGATGCGCCTACCCTGGCGAGTTCACTCTTGTGATGTTCCACCGGAGCGGCTTCCCGAAGCGATCGAGGGTGCGGCGGTGCTGGGATTTCGAGGTCTGTTGCTTGATCAAAATTTGGTTGACGGGGTTCAGAGTGAATCGAGCGACAATTTTTTCTGGCGCGATGAACTCGGGAACACTCCGTTTCAGTCTAGCGATACGGTTCGCCAGTGGCTTGGCGTCGCCATCAAGCAGTTCTTTGCTGACGCGGAATTGAAAGACGAGGGCGAGCAAGTTGTCGAGTCCTTGTTGCGGATCGGCCCTGACGTCCCATCGATTCCTGATGGGATTGCGAAGGAGCAGCATCAGTCACCCATCGGTTGGGCTTCACCCGAAGCGATTGAGAACGCGGACTTGATTGTGATTTCGGAATCGGTTGATCCGTCACAGTGGCCCGCTGCTCCGACGAAAACCTTGGTCATTGATTTTTCATTCGGCGACGGCGATGGTGGCGAAAACGATCACGATGCGATGCGATCGTTGGGGTACACCGTCTGGGGACGCAACGAAATCAGAATCGGTGTGCTGATGACTTGTCTGTCACATTGGGTTAAACAGACGCCCGACGAAGATGTCTTGACGGAAGCCATCGAAGAATACTTGGCGGTTTGAAAGGTTGATCGGGTGAATTCTAAGGCCCTCATCAAAGCGGCTCGAAAGTTATCTAAAGCGGTGGACGAACTTCATTTCGATGAGCCCGTCACGCATGTTTACAATCCTCTGGCCTACGCTCGGAAATCACACGAGGCATATTTGTCCTTCGTCGGTGACAATGTCTCGGTCGTCTTCTTGGGGATGAATCCCGGCCCCTGGGGGATGGCTCAAACTGGGGTTCCGTTCGGCGAGATCGCCGCTGTCCGCGACTGGATGAAGATCGATCAGCCGATCGGCAAGCCTGCTGTGGAGCACGAGAAACGTCCCGTCGAGGGACTTAGCTGCAGCCGCAGCGAAGTCAGTGGGCGGCGATTGTGGGGCTTGTTCCAGGAGCGATTCGGATCGCCCAAAGCTTTCTTTAAAAAGCATTTCGTGCTGAACTACTGCCCCTTGGTATTCATGGAGAGCAGCGCTCGAAATCGGACACCGGACAAGCTGCCCGCGGCCGAGCGGGCCCCCTTGGATGCTGTCTGCGACGATCACCTGCGTTCGGTGCTGAAGGTGCTTGCGCCACAACACGCCGTCGGTGTGGGGGCTTACGCGGAGGCCTGTCTAAAGCGTGTTGTTGCAGACCTTCAATCGCCGCCGCAAGTTTCCAGGATTCTGCATCCCAGTCCGGCGTCACCTGCGGCCAATCGCGACTGGGCCGGAACGGCCACCAAGCAGCTGAGCGAATCCGGCATTTGGTAGTGCTTGCAGGAGGGCGGCGAAGCGGTCTTTGCCGGCGACCAGTGACGCGGCGAGATTGGGATCTTCAAAGTCACCCTGAACCTTCTGGGGCACTTTCGTTACATTAACTGGACTTTGGCCGGATGACGTCTTCGTGTCATTCTTAAACCGGTCAGAGCTACCCATTCGAAATCAATTCGCCGAGATCAGCACGTGAGCCAACCTGCCGCCGAACCAACCGAGTCGATTGCCGATTCTCTTCGCCAAGACGAACGCATCATCGAAGCGAAACGCTTGATCCGGGAGGCGGTGGAGGAACATGCGTCGCGTTTGCAGGTTCGTCCGGCGCAGTCTGAGTTGAAGGATAGCTATTCTGATTGGCTTGACCGTTTGACGGCGGTTCGTGGCGGCCCACCGATCTGGCCCTACCTGACATCGGGGCTTGGACGTGGCCCTTACGTTGAATTGGCCGACGGCAGCGTCAAACTGGACTTTATTGGTGGGATCGGCGTTTACGGTGCCGGGCATAGTGATCCGGGCATGATCGATGCTGCGGTTGGGGCTGCCATCGAAGACACCGTGATGCAGGGCAACTTGCAACAGAACCCTGCCAGCGTCGTGATGATGGAAAAGCTGATCAAGCTTGCCCAACAAGGCGGCGCGTCGCTTCCGTACTGTTTGTTGACGACAAGCGGTGCGATGGCCAATGAAAATGCGCTGAAGATCGCGATGCACAAAGCGACTCCGGCAGATCGAGTGATCGCGTTTGAGAATGCATTCGCGGGACGTTCGTTGGCGATGGCTGCCGTTACCGATCGGCCAAACTATCGTGCAGGGCTACCAGTAACGGTCGCGGTGGATTACTTACCTGCCCGCGACGTGACGGATCCCGAAGGCAGCCGCAAGCGAGCGGTGGCCGAACTGCATCGATTGTTAAAACGTCACCCCGGTCGCTATGCCGCGTTTTGGGCCGAGCCAATTGCCGGTGAAGGCGGTTACTATCCCGGTAGCAACGATTTCTACGCGGCCTTGTGCGAGCCACTGAAAGAAGCTGGCGTGCCGATCATTTTCGATGAGATCCAAAGCTTTTCGCGTACCAGCAAGCCGTTCGCATTTCAGCACTATGGTTTGGATAAGTACGCCGACATTGTGACCGTTGGCAAAGTGACGCAGGTTTGTGCAACGCTTTACAGTGACGCGATGAAGCCGACAGGGCCAATCCTGAGCCAGACGTTTACCGGTTCGACCGCATCGATCGCGACCGGCATCGAAACGCTGGATCGATTTGAGCAGCGTGGATGTTTCGGTGCTGACGGAACCAACATGCAATTGGCGAAGTACTTTCAGGACCAGTTAGCAGCCTTGGCCGATGAGTTTCCTAATCAGATCGCGGGGCCATTTGGTGAAGGGTTGATGATCGCATTCACGCCCGGCGATGGCAGTTTCGATGCGGCGAAATCGATGATGATGTCGCTGTTCGAAATCGGATTGCTGGGGTTCGTTTGCGGTGGCGGTCCAACTCGAATTCGTTTTCTGCCGCCCCCGATCGTGACGACGCAGGAGCATATCGATCACGCGATTTCGTTGCTTCGTCAGGTGCTTGACGCATAGCATGTGCGTGTTGGACGCGTTTTGTCTGCGAATTCGTCTTGCATTAAACCAACGGTGATGCGCAGATTGCTAAGATGAAGGTCTATTCTACGCACCTGAACTTAGCTATCGGACTAGTCCCTTGAACGCAAAAACAACGCGCACGCCCGTGTCGGTCGATGACCTTCAGGAGCTGTACAGCGAGCTTCGCGGCAGTAGTGCAGGTCCTGCGTTGATGGATGCTCGAGCCTTTTTTCTAGAAAGGCAAATGCAGGATGCACACGCCAAGCTTTCGGAGTCTTATGAGACGTACAAAGAAAGCCGACGTCGCATTTTGAGGCAGGATCCGGAACAGCAGTTTGAGGCGAAGGCCCCAGACCGCGAACGCCAAGTCCGTCGACTCGTTCGGCGTCAGGAAAAAGCGCGAGATTTGCTCGCGCGTTTTGAAGACTATCTAGGGCAAATCGAACGCCTGGCGGCCAAGGAAGTTGCACGTGAAGAGGCGAAGGTCCAACGCGACTCGACGCCGGCATCCGAGGCTGATTCATCCGATGAAGTAAAACAGCCATCGGGTATCCAAACTCTAAAGCCGACCGACGTTGACGTTCAGTACATCAAACAGTTCAGCCAATTGATCGGCGATCGGCAGTTGGATTTGATCAACACACGCTACGATTTTAAAGCGCTGGATCAAGTCGAAGACGTGGTTGTCGACGGTGTTTATTTGCTGCGGAAAGGCGATCGATGTTTCTTATTGGAAGCAGCTGTCGATCAAGATGACCCGGCGAAGCTGCATTGTTCTGACTTGGCTAATCCCAAAACGCGAGTCATTTTGAGTCCCGAGCAAATGGTTCGGTTGAGCCAAAAACGACAAGTCGTTTTGTTGCTGGCTCGTGAGCAAGGTTGATTGGGTTTCGGTGACTGAGCTTACGCGCCCTCCACGGAGTGAAGGGCGACAATAAAATCAGCATTGAGATCCAATCAATCGGTAAACGGCGATCGTTCAAAGATGACATCGTTGCTGACTCGTGGGTCGCCGGTGCTTTTCATCTCATCAAGCAGTCGTTCATAAAGTCGATCGCGGACATCAGCGTG
The Stieleria sp. JC731 genome window above contains:
- a CDS encoding aminotransferase class III-fold pyridoxal phosphate-dependent enzyme, translated to MSQPAAEPTESIADSLRQDERIIEAKRLIREAVEEHASRLQVRPAQSELKDSYSDWLDRLTAVRGGPPIWPYLTSGLGRGPYVELADGSVKLDFIGGIGVYGAGHSDPGMIDAAVGAAIEDTVMQGNLQQNPASVVMMEKLIKLAQQGGASLPYCLLTTSGAMANENALKIAMHKATPADRVIAFENAFAGRSLAMAAVTDRPNYRAGLPVTVAVDYLPARDVTDPEGSRKRAVAELHRLLKRHPGRYAAFWAEPIAGEGGYYPGSNDFYAALCEPLKEAGVPIIFDEIQSFSRTSKPFAFQHYGLDKYADIVTVGKVTQVCATLYSDAMKPTGPILSQTFTGSTASIATGIETLDRFEQRGCFGADGTNMQLAKYFQDQLAALADEFPNQIAGPFGEGLMIAFTPGDGSFDAAKSMMMSLFEIGLLGFVCGGGPTRIRFLPPPIVTTQEHIDHAISLLRQVLDA
- a CDS encoding uracil-DNA glycosylase family protein; the protein is MNSKALIKAARKLSKAVDELHFDEPVTHVYNPLAYARKSHEAYLSFVGDNVSVVFLGMNPGPWGMAQTGVPFGEIAAVRDWMKIDQPIGKPAVEHEKRPVEGLSCSRSEVSGRRLWGLFQERFGSPKAFFKKHFVLNYCPLVFMESSARNRTPDKLPAAERAPLDAVCDDHLRSVLKVLAPQHAVGVGAYAEACLKRVVADLQSPPQVSRILHPSPASPAANRDWAGTATKQLSESGIW
- a CDS encoding DUF1501 domain-containing protein — translated: MLTRRELLKHSSAGFGYLAMAGMSSAGMLTGSNRLAMAEELSAANPLSPKQPHFSAKAKRVIFLCMQGGPSHVDTFDYKPQLESDHGKRGKYGGALLKSPWKFRQRGESGLWISDLFPKVAEHADEMCLIRSMNCDQPVHPGAMTQMHTGTAQFVRPSIGAWTLYGLGTENESLPGFVSLSPPAGNSRNYGSAFLPAIYGGTKVGRTGSRFAQLARQSGGNQDSVPDIRNPGLSDREQRRQLNLIQKLNRSQIPSGDAANVEGVIQSYELAFRMQDAMPELMDLSSEDAKTLKAYGVDGGPTETFGKQCLLARRFAEAGVRFIEITHGNWDQHTRLTADHAARAEACDGPIAALLADLKARKMLDETLVIWGGEFGRTPSAQNGDGRNHNNKGYTLWMAGGGVKGGFSYGATDEHGFEAVEDPCHVHDWHATVLHLMGLDHEQLTYRYAGRDFRLTDVYGNVVHDIIA